A window of the Fusarium fujikuroi IMI 58289 draft genome, chromosome FFUJ_chr09 genome harbors these coding sequences:
- a CDS encoding related to D-arabinitol 2-dehydrogenase yields the protein MAPAIVSDIELPAHVPETRETPASKASTFKLFSLENKTVAITGGARGLGITLAIAVVEAGGSVACLDILEEPSPAEWAQLNKIATANKAYVSYRKCDVTEEQSVETAMKEIAAEADQSGAPFWGTIACAGIQQQIAALDYPAADFDRILRVNVTGVFNTCKYAARVLREKNSPGSIVIIGSMSGNIANRVSPQSNHQAYPQTNKGQGLSCTAYNSSKAAVQQMCRSVAQEWGQYGIRVNTLSPGYIRTAMTDQLLQENPEVEKTWMAGALLGRLGAPEDFKAPAVFLLSEGASFVHGTDLRVDGGHCASA from the coding sequence ATGGCTCCCGCTATCGTATCCGACATTGAGCTCCCGGCCCATGTGCCTGAGACTAGAGAAACACCCGCTTCCAAAGCATCAACGTTCAAGCTCTTTTCCCTCGAGAACAAGACCGTCGCCATCACAGGCGGAGCTCGCGGTCTGGGTATAACACTTGCCATTGCCGTTGTCGAAGCCGGCGGTAGTGTAGCTTGCCTCGATATTCTCGAGGAGCCATCGCCAGCTGAGTGGGCACAGCTCAACAAGATCGCCACGGCCAACAAGGCTTATGTCTCATACCGAAAATGCGACGTCACAGAAGAGCAGTCCGTCGAGACAGCGATGAAGGAGatcgctgctgaggctgaccAGTCTGGAGCGCCTTTCTGGGGCACAATTGCTTGTGCCGGCATTCAGCAACAGATTGCGGCGCTGGATTATCCAGCTGCCGACTTTGATCGTATCCTACGAGTCAATGTAACTGGTGTCTTCAATACTTGCAAGTACGCAGCACGCGTTCTGCGAGAGAAGAACAGCCCCGGaagcatcgtcatcattggAAGCATGTCAGGCAACATTGCAAACCGAGTAAGCCCTCAAAGCAATCACCAGGCATATCCACAGACTAACAAAGGACAGGGTCTCTCCTGCACAGCTTATAACTCCAGCAAGGCAGCTGTTCAACAAATGTGCCGATCGGTCGCTCAGGAATGGGGTCAATACGGCATCCGAGTCAACACCTTGTCTCCCGGATACATCAGAACCGCTATGACGGATCAATTGCTTCAAGAGAACCccgaggttgagaagacatGGATGGCGGGTGCTTTGCTGGGCCGCCTGGGGGCTCCTGAAGACTTCAAGGCCCCTGCGGTATTCCTACTGTCCGAGGGTGCTTCATTTGTTCACGGAACAGACTTGAGGGTCGATGGAGGACATTGCGCATCAGCATGA